A genome region from Proteus vulgaris includes the following:
- a CDS encoding tellurium resistance protein TerW: protein MQLSTRQIRVFTLAILLSSGKKVPTIKIISALECSEPTLTRVLKEIRDSYGAEIKYSKASRAYQMTERGQLDSKALRRMREALSSSEDIRHNGMTSRVYLDKDKKKSVSLSLKMSALRKIDRLSYLNNSTRSEAVELLVDHYIENLIQSTLAEIAEKEKEKKN, encoded by the coding sequence ATGCAATTAAGCACTCGTCAGATCAGAGTCTTTACACTGGCAATCCTTTTAAGCTCAGGGAAAAAGGTTCCAACCATTAAGATTATTTCTGCTCTTGAATGCTCAGAGCCTACATTAACTCGCGTATTAAAAGAGATAAGAGATTCTTATGGTGCTGAAATAAAATACAGTAAAGCTTCTCGTGCATATCAAATGACTGAACGAGGTCAACTCGATAGCAAGGCGTTACGTCGTATGCGTGAGGCATTATCCTCCAGTGAAGATATTCGCCACAATGGAATGACAAGCCGCGTTTATCTCGATAAAGATAAGAAGAAATCGGTGTCACTTTCATTAAAAATGTCAGCATTACGCAAGATTGATAGATTATCTTATTTAAATAATTCCACGCGTAGTGAAGCTGTTGAATTATTAGTTGATCACTATATTGAAAATTTAATTCAATCAACACTCGCTGAAATAGCTGAGAAAGAAAAAGAAAAAAAGAATTAA
- a CDS encoding HpcH/HpaI aldolase/citrate lyase family protein encodes MIERLSPWNLGATLYMPATRTDIATTIINQKIEGLRSLIICLEDAVSDADIPVALENLAVLLNTLAEHKKNSDCSHWPLLFIRPRHTEMGQWITENLDVSAIDGLVLPKFTQASLPIWWNIIENTHLCMMPTLETEEVFDVIQMTELANHLLAHPCHNRIIALRIGGNDLMNVISLRRNRQLTLYDGPMGYVIKMLVAVFGARQFALTAPVCEHIDDHHIMDKELSLDIANGLVGKTAIHPKQIHKIEQALMVSQSDHSDALRILNSTQAVFKSQGAMCEPATHRRWALSILTRAKIYGIIPNQQNNAQRFNAT; translated from the coding sequence ATGATTGAACGATTATCCCCATGGAATTTAGGGGCAACACTTTATATGCCCGCAACACGAACAGATATCGCCACAACGATTATCAACCAGAAAATCGAAGGGCTACGCTCTTTAATTATCTGCTTAGAAGATGCCGTGAGTGATGCTGATATTCCTGTTGCATTAGAAAACTTGGCCGTATTATTAAATACTTTAGCAGAGCACAAAAAAAACAGTGATTGTAGCCATTGGCCACTGCTATTTATTCGCCCTCGCCACACTGAAATGGGTCAATGGATCACTGAAAATCTTGATGTCAGTGCCATTGATGGTCTTGTTTTGCCTAAGTTTACGCAAGCTTCTCTGCCTATTTGGTGGAATATTATTGAAAACACGCATTTATGTATGATGCCAACACTTGAAACAGAAGAAGTGTTTGATGTTATTCAAATGACAGAGCTTGCAAACCACCTACTGGCTCACCCTTGCCATAACAGAATTATTGCATTACGTATTGGTGGCAATGATTTAATGAATGTCATTTCTCTTAGACGAAACCGCCAATTAACACTTTATGATGGTCCAATGGGTTACGTGATAAAAATGTTAGTTGCTGTTTTTGGTGCTCGCCAATTTGCCCTCACAGCACCTGTTTGTGAGCATATTGATGATCATCACATTATGGATAAAGAGCTATCACTTGATATTGCTAATGGTCTTGTTGGTAAAACGGCCATTCATCCAAAGCAAATTCATAAGATTGAACAAGCACTTATGGTGTCTCAATCCGATCATTCCGATGCATTACGTATTTTAAATTCAACACAAGCGGTCTTTAAATCACAAGGTGCAATGTGTGAACCTGCGACACATCGTCGCTGGGCATTAAGTATTTTAACCAGAGCTAAAATTTATGGCATTATTCCTAACCAACAAAATAATGCTCAACGTTTTAATGCAACATAA
- a CDS encoding vWA domain-containing protein, which produces MRRLPVYLLLDTSGSMYGEPIAAVKNGVEMLLSTLRQDPYALETAYISIITFDSTAQQVVPLTDLINFKVPDLVASGTTALGSALTLVSSRIEKEVQKTTAETKGDWRPLVFVMTDGAPTDDWKKGVEKFKAARTGVVIACAAGQSAQTDVLKNITEIVLQLDTADANTIKSFFKWVSASISVGSQKVDLTKKDISDLDDLPPPPPEVNVVL; this is translated from the coding sequence ATGAGAAGATTGCCAGTTTACCTTTTACTTGATACATCGGGTTCCATGTATGGAGAACCCATTGCAGCAGTAAAAAATGGTGTTGAAATGCTCTTATCAACACTACGCCAAGATCCTTACGCATTAGAAACCGCTTATATTTCTATCATCACCTTTGATTCCACTGCACAACAAGTTGTGCCACTCACTGATTTAATCAATTTTAAAGTACCTGATTTAGTCGCAAGTGGAACAACAGCACTCGGTTCTGCGCTCACTTTAGTATCTAGTCGCATTGAAAAAGAAGTACAAAAAACCACGGCTGAAACTAAAGGCGATTGGCGTCCGCTGGTTTTTGTGATGACAGATGGCGCGCCTACTGACGATTGGAAAAAAGGCGTTGAGAAATTTAAAGCGGCACGTACTGGCGTTGTTATTGCTTGTGCGGCAGGACAATCAGCACAAACTGATGTACTCAAAAATATCACTGAAATTGTATTGCAGCTAGATACGGCGGACGCCAACACGATTAAGTCTTTCTTTAAATGGGTTTCTGCCAGTATTTCTGTGGGGAGTCAAAAGGTCGATTTAACTAAGAAAGATATTAGCGATCTTGATGACTT